A window of Ranitomeya variabilis isolate aRanVar5 chromosome 2, aRanVar5.hap1, whole genome shotgun sequence contains these coding sequences:
- the LOC143809493 gene encoding carbohydrate sulfotransferase 4-like yields MAPRLTLLRFTTVSFLIFSVWIFKDKLDFEGHEEKRIHVLILSSWRSGSSFLGQIFNHHPNVFYIFEPARMVWVKFPNHKASLLHYPIRDLFRSLYSCDVSPLHEYLPRGGRYISDLPFWAESWALCSAPACKALSKDEEYDRPTCFQRCGYVPLKKMEESCKVHSHVVLKTVRVLDLGSLVPLLEDTNLDLRVIHLVRDPRAVALSRLNFQLLNDEDLIVVREDKEQQNKKSNPSVTQVMAKICKAQVAINNFSRQAGEALQGKYMMLRHEDLAMEPFTMVDKIYKFTGLSLNEDLQKWLYNITHQHKKVQKGFMNFAEDSMKIVQKWRKDLNHKAVLEIQDVCQKAMKVFGYSAVRTLKEQQDLSLSLMNEVEKSK; encoded by the coding sequence ATGGCTCCCCGCCTTACACTCCTCCGCTTCACCACTGTATCGTTTCTCATCTTCTCTGTATGGATTTTTAAAGACAAGTTAGACTTTGAAGGCCATGAAGAAAAACGCATTCATGTTCTCATTCTTTCATCGTGGAGGTCTGGCTCCTCTTTCTTGGGGCAGATATTCAACCATCACCCTAATGTTTTTTATATCTTTGAGCCGGCACGAATGGTTTGGGTCAAGTTCCCCAATCACAAGGCCAGTCTATTACATTATCCTATCAGAGACCTTTTCCGATCATTATACAGTTGTGATGTGTCTCCTTTACATGAATACCTTCCGCGAGGTGGGCGGTATATTTCTGATCTACCTTTTTGGGCTGAGAGTTGGGCTTTATGTTCAGCACCTGCTTGCAAAGCCTTAAGCAAAGATGAGGAATACGATAGACCCACTTGTTTTCAACGTTGTGGTTATGTTCCCTTAAAAAAGATGGAGGAGTCTTGTAAGGTCCACAGTCATGTGGTTCTGAAGACGGTTCGTGTCCTAGACCTTGGTTCTCTGGTCCCACTTTTAGAAGATACCAATCTTGACCTTAGAGTTATTCACCTGGTAAGGGACCCACGGGCCGTGGCTTTATCACGATTAAACTTTCAACTTCTGAATGACGAGGATCTCATCGTGGTCAGGGAAGATAAGGAACAGCAAAATAAGAAGTCAAACCCTAGTGTCACCCAAGTTATGGCCAAAATTTGCAAAGCACAAGTAGCGATCAACAATTTTAGTAGACAAGCGGGTGAAGCCTTGCAAGGAAAGTATATGATGTTACGGCATGAGGACTTGGCTATGGAACCATTTACTATGGTTGATAAGATCTACAAATTTACAGGTCTAAGCCTAAATGAAGATCTTCAAAAATGGTTGTACAATATCACCCATCaacacaaaaaagtgcaaaaagggTTTATGAACTTTGCTGAAGACTCCATGAAAATTGTTCAGAAGTGGAGGAAAGATCTTAACCACAAAGCGGTATTAGAGATTCAAGATGTTTGTCAGAAGGCAATGAAAGTGTTCGGATACAGCGCTGTGAGGACTCTAAAGGAGCAACAGGACCTCTCGTTAAGTTTAATGAATGAAGTAGAAAAAAGCAAATAG